Proteins encoded in a region of the Inquilinus sp. KBS0705 genome:
- the nuoK gene encoding NADH-quinone oxidoreductase subunit NuoK, which yields MITLNDFMLVSAMLFCLGLFIIVSKKNAIQILIGIELMLNAAILNLVAFGKYDRINNSGQMFALFAIVLAAATTAVALAIILNVYRRYKTINPDKINQLKD from the coding sequence ATGATCACTTTAAACGATTTTATGCTGGTGAGCGCCATGCTGTTTTGCCTGGGGCTGTTCATCATCGTATCAAAAAAGAATGCCATACAAATACTGATAGGGATAGAATTGATGCTGAATGCCGCCATTTTAAACCTGGTGGCCTTTGGTAAGTACGACCGTATTAACAACAGCGGGCAAATGTTCGCGTTGTTTGCCATAGTACTGGCCGCGGCAACAACCGCCGTAGCACTGGCTATTATACTAAATGTATACCGCCGGTACAAAACCATTAACCCGGATAAAATTAACCAGTTAAAAGATTAG
- the bamA gene encoding outer membrane protein assembly factor BamA, giving the protein MNKVFFAILFSVISTAAMAQVTGTAQPTSLTRAAADTTLSYLNPKEYIIGDVTITGAKFLDKDVLLQISKLNKGDRISLPGEQNANVIKDLYKQGLFDDVQLNVTRINMDTIYLEIAVVERPRLSRLHITGIRKGEIEDVTKKLNDKTGKIVNENLISTTSAIIIKHFNEKGYYNATVSIKQTKDPGDPNSVILDVAVDKKKKVKINSVTFEGNKAFSSSKLRKFLPKTRERKFYNIFGSKKFKEEQYAEDKVTLVEKMQAKGYRDAEVVSDTVTKRPDNTVDVRIKVYEGPKYYFGNIKFSGNARFGSELLTRVLQIEKGQAFSEEELGKRLTGPTPNNDDVSSLYLNDGYLTFNADPVQTRIHNDTVDLDIRIYEGPQYTINRVILKGNDVTNDKVVMREIRTKPGQKFNKELLIRSAREIGQLGNFDEQKTEPRPTNINPGDGTVDLVYNVVEKPSDQIELSGGFGGGQLVGTLGLTFNNFSLRNLFNGKAYRPLPKGDGQKLSLRGQSSGRTYQNFSFTFSEPWLGGKKPIYFAVSAYTQGSSTGQYYPKTSPNYNNLRINGVGVTLGKKLNWPDNYFQLNYSLNFDHYNLDNYPGYLFQNGTSYNIKLTQELSRNSIDMPLYPTSGSNIKLTIQATPPYSLLNNLNYKVATPEERYHFVEYYKWKFDAQWFERITGKLVLMSQARFGYLGQYNSLVGPSPFERFKLGGDGMQSYQFLQGTDIIGLRGYENFSIVPIGSNFNANTNQGSAIYDKFTMELRHPVITGQSATIYLLAFAEGGNVWDNINQFNPFNVRRSVGFGARIFLPIFGLLGLDYGYGFDQIPGAPTANKGHFHFTISQSLNGGFN; this is encoded by the coding sequence ATGAATAAAGTTTTTTTTGCTATTCTTTTCTCCGTTATAAGCACCGCCGCAATGGCTCAGGTTACGGGTACAGCGCAACCTACATCGTTGACGAGGGCTGCTGCTGATACTACTTTAAGCTACCTTAATCCTAAAGAATATATCATTGGTGATGTTACCATAACAGGCGCCAAATTTTTAGATAAGGATGTTTTATTGCAAATATCTAAGCTAAATAAAGGCGATAGGATATCCTTGCCCGGCGAGCAAAATGCCAACGTAATAAAGGACTTGTACAAACAAGGCCTTTTTGATGATGTGCAGCTAAACGTTACCCGCATAAACATGGATACCATTTACCTTGAAATTGCTGTGGTGGAGCGCCCGCGTTTATCGCGCCTGCACATCACCGGTATACGTAAAGGCGAAATTGAGGATGTGACCAAAAAGCTAAACGATAAAACAGGTAAGATTGTAAACGAGAATTTGATAAGCACTACAAGCGCTATCATTATTAAGCACTTTAACGAAAAGGGTTATTACAACGCAACTGTAAGTATCAAGCAAACCAAAGACCCCGGCGACCCCAATAGTGTGATACTGGATGTTGCGGTTGATAAGAAGAAGAAGGTAAAAATAAACAGCGTAACGTTTGAAGGCAACAAGGCTTTTTCGAGTTCGAAACTGCGTAAGTTTTTACCAAAAACACGCGAGCGTAAGTTTTATAACATATTTGGTTCTAAAAAATTCAAAGAAGAGCAATACGCCGAAGATAAAGTAACCCTGGTTGAAAAAATGCAGGCTAAAGGTTACAGGGATGCTGAGGTGGTTAGCGATACTGTTACCAAACGCCCCGATAATACCGTTGATGTAAGGATAAAAGTTTACGAAGGCCCTAAATACTACTTTGGTAATATCAAATTTTCGGGTAATGCCAGGTTTGGTTCAGAGTTGCTTACCAGAGTACTGCAGATAGAAAAAGGGCAGGCATTTAGCGAAGAAGAATTAGGCAAGCGTTTAACAGGCCCAACGCCTAATAATGATGACGTGTCTTCATTATACTTAAACGATGGTTATTTAACCTTTAATGCCGACCCTGTACAAACAAGGATACATAATGATACTGTTGACCTTGATATACGTATTTACGAGGGGCCGCAGTACACTATTAACCGTGTTATATTAAAAGGTAACGATGTTACCAATGATAAGGTAGTAATGCGCGAGATACGTACTAAACCGGGCCAAAAATTCAACAAGGAATTGTTGATACGCAGCGCGCGCGAAATTGGCCAGTTAGGTAACTTCGACGAGCAAAAAACCGAACCAAGGCCAACAAATATTAACCCGGGTGATGGTACGGTTGATTTGGTATACAATGTGGTTGAAAAGCCTTCCGATCAGATCGAGCTTTCGGGTGGTTTTGGTGGTGGCCAGTTAGTGGGTACTTTAGGCTTAACGTTCAACAACTTCTCGTTACGTAATTTATTTAATGGTAAGGCTTACCGCCCGCTGCCAAAAGGCGATGGACAAAAACTTAGCTTAAGGGGTCAATCAAGTGGCAGGACGTATCAAAACTTCTCGTTCACTTTCTCCGAGCCATGGTTAGGTGGTAAAAAACCTATTTACTTTGCGGTATCAGCTTATACACAAGGTAGCTCAACAGGGCAGTACTATCCAAAAACAAGCCCTAACTATAACAACCTGCGTATAAACGGTGTGGGTGTTACATTGGGTAAAAAGCTAAACTGGCCGGATAACTATTTCCAGTTAAACTACTCGCTTAACTTCGACCACTATAATTTGGATAACTATCCGGGTTACCTGTTCCAAAACGGTACATCATATAACATTAAGCTAACCCAGGAGCTGAGCCGTAACTCGATAGATATGCCTTTGTACCCTACATCGGGTTCAAACATAAAGTTAACTATACAGGCTACGCCACCGTACTCGTTGCTTAATAACCTCAATTACAAGGTTGCCACTCCCGAAGAAAGATACCACTTTGTAGAATACTACAAATGGAAATTTGATGCGCAATGGTTTGAAAGGATAACCGGTAAGTTGGTATTAATGTCGCAGGCACGCTTTGGTTATTTAGGCCAGTATAATTCACTGGTTGGTCCATCTCCGTTCGAAAGGTTTAAACTGGGTGGTGATGGTATGCAAAGCTACCAGTTTTTACAGGGTACAGATATCATTGGTTTAAGGGGTTACGAAAACTTCTCTATAGTGCCAATTGGTTCAAACTTTAATGCAAACACCAACCAGGGAAGCGCCATATACGATAAGTTTACCATGGAGTTAAGGCACCCTGTTATTACAGGGCAGTCGGCTACAATATACTTACTGGCCTTTGCCGAAGGTGGTAACGTTTGGGATAATATAAACCAGTTTAATCCGTTTAACGTTCGACGCTCGGTAGGTTTTGGCGCGAGGATATTTTTACCGATATTTGGCTTGCTTGGGCTTGATTATGGTTACGGCTTTGATCAAATACCCGGGGCTCCTACAGCAAACAAAGGTCACTTCCATTTTACAATTTCACAGAGTTTAAATGGCGGATTTAATTAA
- a CDS encoding OmpH family outer membrane protein — MKKIILILFFTFTAFTAALAQRFAYVDSDYILKHMPEYASSQKQLAALSDQYQKDVDARFQEIDRLYKAYQADQVLMTADMRKRREAEIVDKEKAAKDYQRSIFGPDGELSKKSNSLIKPIQDKVSKAVQAVAESDNLDMIFDKNGEVIMLYANPRYNKSDDVVTRLGLKPGVFAK, encoded by the coding sequence ATGAAAAAAATAATTTTAATACTGTTTTTTACGTTTACAGCTTTCACAGCGGCATTAGCGCAGCGCTTTGCTTATGTAGACTCTGATTACATCCTGAAACACATGCCCGAGTATGCTTCATCGCAAAAGCAACTGGCAGCATTATCAGACCAATATCAAAAAGATGTTGACGCCCGTTTTCAGGAGATTGACCGTTTATACAAAGCTTATCAGGCCGACCAGGTGCTGATGACAGCTGATATGCGTAAACGCCGCGAAGCCGAAATTGTAGACAAAGAAAAAGCAGCTAAAGATTATCAGCGCAGTATATTTGGCCCTGATGGAGAGCTTTCAAAGAAAAGTAATTCGCTAATTAAACCAATACAGGATAAAGTGTCTAAAGCTGTACAAGCAGTTGCCGAAAGCGATAACCTTGATATGATATTTGACAAAAATGGCGAGGTTATAATGCTTTACGCTAACCCACGTTACAACAAAAGCGATGATGTAGTAACACGTTTAGGGCTTAAGCCTGGTGTATTTGCCAAATAA
- the murI gene encoding glutamate racemase yields MSSAKPIGVFDSGIGGLTVFRSIIEQLPGYDYIYLGDNGRAPYGNRSFKTIHQYTWECVQWMFKQGCPLVILACNTASAKALRTIQQQDLPKQHADKRVLGVIRPTAEVIGNYTKTKQIGVLGTTGTVQSESYLIEIAHFFPELQVYQQACPLWVPLIENGEYNKPGADYYVQMYLDELIAQSADIDTILLACTHYPLLQDKIKAHLPANVNVVAQGDIVAKSLVDYLQRHPEIENNLTKTAERQFFTTVDDTPQFDHHASMFFGNEVKSSFVDVREGCE; encoded by the coding sequence ATGTCATCTGCTAAACCAATAGGGGTATTTGATTCGGGTATAGGCGGCCTAACGGTTTTTCGCTCAATTATTGAGCAATTGCCTGGTTACGACTACATCTACCTGGGCGATAACGGCCGGGCGCCGTATGGTAACCGATCTTTTAAAACTATACACCAGTATACCTGGGAATGTGTGCAGTGGATGTTTAAGCAGGGTTGCCCGTTAGTTATTTTGGCCTGTAACACCGCGTCAGCTAAGGCATTACGCACCATACAACAACAGGATTTGCCCAAACAGCATGCAGATAAGCGTGTATTAGGCGTTATACGCCCTACTGCCGAAGTTATTGGCAATTATACCAAAACCAAACAGATCGGCGTATTAGGCACAACCGGCACTGTACAATCCGAATCGTATTTGATAGAGATAGCACACTTTTTCCCTGAATTACAGGTTTACCAGCAGGCTTGCCCACTATGGGTACCGCTGATAGAGAACGGCGAATACAACAAGCCCGGTGCCGACTACTATGTACAAATGTACCTGGACGAGCTAATAGCACAGTCGGCAGATATTGATACTATATTGCTGGCCTGCACCCATTACCCTTTGCTTCAGGATAAGATAAAGGCACATTTGCCTGCTAATGTAAACGTTGTGGCGCAGGGCGATATAGTAGCCAAAAGCCTTGTAGACTACCTGCAGCGGCATCCCGAAATTGAAAATAACCTTACCAAAACCGCCGAAAGGCAGTTTTTTACTACTGTAGACGATACCCCGCAGTTTGACCACCATGCATCTATGTTTTTTGGTAACGAGGTTAAAAGCAGCTTTGTTGATGTAAGGGAAGGCTGCGAGTAA
- a CDS encoding NADH-quinone oxidoreductase subunit J, with translation MSLIQVLFYLMSFVTLGSAVLVAVGKNLVRSIFMFFITLFGLAGLYVLALADFVAVTQIVIYVGGILVLILFAFMLSGKESLEAAGKQTNRFISLGNVPAFLLSGLFLVVLLNVVLKVDVNNLPWVKTAIHAHNVIGVNDTGINNIGINLMTRYLLPFEAISVLLMIALVGAAHLSRKEDSRV, from the coding sequence ATGAGCTTGATACAGGTGCTGTTTTACCTAATGAGTTTTGTTACGCTTGGCTCGGCGGTGTTGGTGGCTGTTGGCAAAAACCTGGTGCGCAGCATTTTTATGTTTTTTATCACCTTATTTGGCCTGGCGGGTTTATATGTATTGGCCCTGGCCGATTTTGTGGCCGTTACCCAGATAGTGATATATGTAGGCGGCATATTGGTGCTGATACTGTTTGCCTTTATGCTATCGGGTAAAGAATCGTTGGAAGCCGCAGGTAAGCAAACCAACCGTTTCATCAGCCTTGGGAATGTGCCCGCTTTTTTATTATCCGGACTGTTTTTGGTGGTGCTGCTAAACGTGGTTTTAAAAGTCGATGTAAATAACCTGCCCTGGGTAAAAACCGCCATACATGCCCATAATGTAATAGGGGTTAACGATACGGGCATCAACAACATCGGTATTAATTTAATGACAAGGTATTTGCTGCCCTTTGAGGCTATATCGGTATTGCTGATGATAGCCTTGGTAGGTGCCGCTCATTTATCCCGGAAGGAGGATAGCCGCGTATGA
- a CDS encoding 4Fe-4S dicluster domain-containing protein encodes MIKRTLNGFTTAWKGLSLTIKQLFASNAKRPVVSVTDNNYFKQKESTNTIQYPHQALPVPEVGRYQLDVEIDDCIVCDLCAKICPVSCIDIESIKSTEGSIGETSDGSKKLLYAAKFDIDMAKCMYCGLCTIVCPTECIVMTNQYDKTVFELKDLNYEFSDMAPEVAAEKRELLEKQQAEKAAAKAAALKAKEGGA; translated from the coding sequence ATGATAAAGAGAACATTAAACGGTTTTACAACTGCATGGAAAGGATTAAGCCTTACCATAAAGCAGCTTTTTGCGTCAAACGCTAAGCGGCCTGTTGTATCCGTTACCGATAATAACTACTTCAAACAAAAGGAAAGCACCAACACCATACAATACCCGCACCAGGCACTGCCTGTGCCCGAAGTGGGCCGTTACCAGTTGGATGTAGAGATTGACGATTGCATTGTATGCGACCTGTGTGCCAAAATATGCCCGGTTAGCTGTATCGATATCGAATCGATAAAATCTACCGAGGGCTCGATAGGCGAAACATCCGACGGATCTAAAAAGCTGCTGTACGCGGCCAAGTTTGATATTGATATGGCCAAGTGCATGTACTGCGGCCTGTGTACCATTGTGTGCCCAACCGAGTGTATTGTAATGACCAACCAGTACGATAAAACGGTATTTGAACTAAAGGACCTGAACTACGAATTTTCGGACATGGCGCCCGAGGTTGCTGCCGAAAAACGCGAGCTGTTAGAAAAACAACAAGCCGAAAAGGCCGCCGCTAAAGCCGCCGCCCTAAAAGCTAAGGAGGGCGGGGCATGA
- a CDS encoding NADH-quinone oxidoreductase subunit L yields the protein MTLAIIAVVLPFAAFVKNFFILNKSKWAAWASTIAIFISTVLAITVFFRVWNKPAIHVQQVWFTIGATKVQAGILLNNLSVLLLALVSVIALPVHIYSTAYMKGDEGYHRYFRYLSFFCFSMLALVVVDNLILFYAFWELVGFSSYLLIGFWYTRDSAVQANKKAFIMNRIGDIGLLTAIIILYTQFGTFDIDALFGSHGLVVNSTIVNGEWVSGINHIPAVWQYITFGGIFLGVAAKSAQFPLHTWLPDAMEGPTSVSALIHAATMVAAGVFLLGRVYPLFNDVELTTLAIIGCFTAFMAATIALTQNDLKRILAYSTISQLGFMVMAMGVGAYSSSLFHLATHAFFKCLLFLVAGIVIHQVKHIKDDNNLDIDPQNILHMGGLRKKLPLTFIAALVGGLALVGLPFTSGYLSKDGILIQAFDWSDGRSGIFKLVPALALLTSWLTAFYVARLIVKVFFGEFRLQKVNPHISIHMGDGGWQYKLPLVLLSICCLFPLFSWNPFLYEHAWVFEGFIPANYLARYNMYHTIIPVLVTILGVVVMYGAYAIYVKRNSWSFPQTGLLYRLSFHEWYIDTFYTRVVVKFILILSNALYWFDRKVIDGFVNLLERIGRCIAGCAAWFDKYIVDGLLHLFAGIVQYIGNFARRFQSGKIQYYIFSMLLAVIAVFILKLIWT from the coding sequence ATAACCCTTGCTATTATAGCAGTGGTATTGCCTTTTGCTGCGTTTGTAAAAAACTTTTTTATCCTCAATAAAAGTAAATGGGCGGCATGGGCATCTACTATAGCTATTTTCATCAGTACTGTATTAGCCATTACCGTATTTTTTAGGGTTTGGAACAAACCTGCCATACACGTGCAACAGGTGTGGTTTACCATTGGGGCAACCAAAGTGCAGGCGGGTATATTGCTAAATAACCTTTCGGTACTATTGTTGGCACTGGTATCGGTTATTGCGCTGCCGGTGCATATTTACTCTACCGCCTACATGAAGGGCGACGAGGGCTACCACCGTTACTTCCGTTACCTTAGCTTTTTTTGCTTTAGCATGCTGGCTTTGGTGGTAGTAGATAACTTAATATTATTTTACGCTTTTTGGGAACTGGTGGGCTTTTCGTCTTACCTGCTCATTGGCTTTTGGTACACCCGCGATAGCGCCGTACAAGCCAACAAAAAAGCCTTTATCATGAACAGGATAGGGGATATTGGTTTATTGACTGCCATCATTATCCTGTACACCCAATTTGGCACTTTTGATATTGATGCGCTTTTTGGCAGCCACGGGTTGGTGGTTAATTCCACCATAGTAAACGGCGAGTGGGTATCGGGCATCAATCATATCCCGGCTGTTTGGCAATACATTACCTTTGGCGGTATATTTTTAGGGGTTGCGGCAAAATCGGCCCAGTTCCCGCTGCATACCTGGCTGCCCGATGCCATGGAGGGCCCAACATCTGTATCGGCACTCATACACGCGGCAACTATGGTGGCTGCTGGCGTGTTTTTACTGGGCAGGGTGTATCCATTATTTAACGATGTCGAACTAACTACCCTCGCTATCATCGGCTGTTTTACAGCCTTTATGGCGGCTACAATAGCCCTTACCCAAAACGATCTGAAACGTATACTGGCCTACTCTACCATATCGCAATTAGGGTTTATGGTAATGGCCATGGGTGTTGGCGCTTATTCATCATCGCTGTTCCATTTGGCTACGCATGCCTTTTTTAAATGTCTGTTGTTTTTGGTAGCGGGTATCGTTATCCACCAGGTAAAGCATATTAAGGACGATAATAACCTCGACATCGATCCGCAGAACATTCTGCATATGGGCGGCCTGCGCAAAAAACTGCCCTTAACGTTTATTGCAGCTTTGGTAGGTGGGTTGGCCCTTGTGGGCTTGCCGTTTACATCGGGCTACCTGTCAAAAGATGGGATATTGATACAGGCCTTCGACTGGAGCGACGGCAGGAGCGGCATTTTTAAACTGGTGCCTGCATTAGCTTTATTAACCAGTTGGCTAACGGCTTTTTATGTGGCAAGGCTTATAGTAAAAGTATTTTTTGGCGAGTTCCGCCTACAAAAGGTTAATCCGCACATCAGCATACACATGGGCGATGGCGGCTGGCAGTATAAACTGCCGCTGGTACTGCTGAGCATTTGCTGCCTGTTCCCCCTGTTTTCATGGAATCCTTTTCTTTACGAGCATGCCTGGGTATTTGAGGGATTTATCCCCGCTAACTATTTGGCGCGTTACAATATGTATCATACCATCATCCCTGTGCTGGTAACTATTTTGGGCGTGGTGGTAATGTATGGTGCGTACGCAATTTATGTAAAACGCAATAGCTGGTCGTTCCCGCAAACGGGGCTGCTGTACCGCCTGTCGTTCCACGAGTGGTATATCGATACATTTTATACCCGTGTAGTTGTTAAATTTATACTGATATTGAGCAATGCCCTGTATTGGTTCGACCGCAAGGTGATAGATGGTTTTGTAAACCTGTTAGAACGTATAGGCCGTTGCATAGCCGGTTGTGCCGCCTGGTTTGATAAATACATTGTAGACGGTTTGCTGCACCTGTTTGCCGGTATAGTGCAGTATATTGGTAATTTTGCGCGCCGGTTTCAAAGTGGTAAAATTCAATACTATATATTTAGCATGCTGCTGGCGGTAATTGCTGTATTTATTTTAAAACTGATCTGGACCTGA
- a CDS encoding NADH-quinone oxidoreductase subunit H → MNFYLTYFIIAAGLFAFVGLFTMVGVYAERKVSAFIQNRLGPMETGKYGWLQVPADIMKMVQKELIIPAAADKTLFLLAPAIIFLAVYMAFAALPWGPGLVPAKINIGLYYIFAIISIETLGILMAGWGSNNKYSILGAMRSAAQIISYEIPAGFALISVVMIAQSLDLQVIAIQQGILATEVNRFFGVWDVSHIGGIFAWNVFKAPHLLIAFVIYFIASLAESNRAPFDIPEAESELVAGFHTEFTGVQFALVFLAEYSMMFLVSMIGAILFLGAWNTPLPNIGSVALATWTTGTIWGILWILIKTLALVGVQMWIRWTLPRLRVDQLMNLCWKVLTPLAFVCMLISGVWRLWVM, encoded by the coding sequence TTGAATTTTTACCTTACATATTTTATTATCGCCGCCGGTTTATTTGCTTTTGTAGGCTTATTTACCATGGTGGGCGTATATGCCGAGCGTAAGGTAAGTGCCTTTATACAAAACCGCCTCGGCCCAATGGAAACGGGTAAATACGGCTGGCTGCAAGTGCCTGCCGATATTATGAAGATGGTCCAAAAAGAGCTTATCATCCCGGCGGCGGCAGATAAGACTTTGTTTTTGCTGGCACCCGCAATTATATTTTTAGCCGTATATATGGCTTTTGCCGCCCTGCCATGGGGGCCGGGCCTGGTACCTGCCAAGATCAATATTGGCTTGTATTACATTTTCGCTATTATATCTATCGAAACGCTGGGCATACTGATGGCCGGCTGGGGATCAAACAATAAGTATTCTATATTAGGCGCAATGCGCTCGGCGGCGCAGATCATATCATATGAGATACCGGCCGGTTTTGCCCTGATATCTGTAGTAATGATTGCGCAGAGCCTGGATCTGCAGGTTATTGCTATACAACAGGGTATCCTGGCAACCGAAGTTAACAGGTTTTTTGGGGTATGGGATGTATCGCACATTGGGGGGATATTCGCATGGAATGTATTTAAAGCCCCGCACCTGCTTATTGCTTTTGTGATATACTTTATAGCCTCGCTGGCCGAAAGTAACCGCGCGCCATTTGATATCCCCGAGGCCGAATCGGAGCTGGTAGCGGGTTTTCATACCGAGTTTACCGGGGTACAGTTCGCGCTGGTGTTTTTAGCCGAGTATTCGATGATGTTTTTGGTTTCGATGATTGGGGCCATACTGTTTTTAGGTGCCTGGAACACGCCTTTACCCAATATTGGGTCGGTGGCATTGGCTACATGGACAACAGGCACCATTTGGGGCATTTTATGGATTTTGATAAAAACCCTTGCGTTGGTAGGGGTGCAAATGTGGATAAGGTGGACGCTGCCCCGCCTGCGTGTTGATCAGCTGATGAACCTGTGCTGGAAGGTGCTTACACCACTGGCATTTGTATGTATGCTGATATCGGGCGTATGGCGTTTGTGGGTAATGTGA
- a CDS encoding biopolymer transporter ExbD gives MAELNSTPEKSGNKPRAKKPQLRVDLTAMVDLAFLLITFFMLTTTLSKPRAMKIAMPVGDEPAGSAASRSMTICLGKNNQAIWYLGEADKPIIPATITNYTRYGLRRAINETRQKVRKETGKSMLVIIKPSNSSIYSDLVNTLDEMNIADVQQYAIADIAPKDINLLKQNKAY, from the coding sequence ATGGCCGAATTAAACTCAACCCCCGAAAAAAGCGGTAATAAACCCCGTGCTAAAAAGCCACAGTTACGTGTAGACCTAACGGCAATGGTTGACCTGGCTTTTCTACTAATCACCTTTTTTATGCTTACTACCACGCTTAGCAAACCACGCGCAATGAAGATTGCCATGCCCGTGGGCGACGAACCCGCGGGTAGTGCCGCATCGCGCAGCATGACCATTTGCCTGGGCAAAAATAACCAGGCCATATGGTACTTAGGCGAAGCCGATAAACCCATAATACCGGCAACAATTACCAATTACACCCGCTACGGTTTGCGAAGGGCGATAAACGAGACCCGCCAAAAAGTAAGGAAAGAAACAGGTAAAAGTATGCTGGTGATCATCAAACCGTCTAACAGCTCTATTTACAGCGATCTGGTAAACACACTGGATGAAATGAATATAGCCGATGTGCAGCAATACGCCATTGCCGATATTGCCCCAAAAGATATCAACTTGTTAAAACAGAATAAGGCCTATTAA
- a CDS encoding OmpH family outer membrane protein produces the protein MKKLFKVALVAAGMLFAGNFAQAQSKIGHINFSQLIDMMPETKTVKSQLEIYQKQFIDQLTAINTEYQTKGQAYQTKRATMTDAARTAAENELQDIAKRLQDYQASSQQQVEAKQRELGKPLIDKARGAVQSVAKAKGYTYVLDTTSDYLVVAPEADDLMPAVKLQLGLK, from the coding sequence ATGAAAAAATTATTTAAAGTTGCTTTAGTTGCAGCAGGAATGTTATTTGCAGGCAACTTTGCCCAGGCTCAGTCTAAAATTGGTCATATAAACTTTAGCCAGTTGATTGATATGATGCCAGAAACTAAAACAGTTAAGTCTCAGTTAGAAATTTACCAAAAGCAATTTATTGATCAGTTAACAGCAATTAATACTGAATATCAAACTAAAGGCCAGGCTTACCAAACAAAAAGAGCTACCATGACCGATGCTGCACGTACAGCTGCAGAAAACGAATTGCAAGATATTGCTAAACGTTTACAAGATTACCAGGCATCTTCTCAACAACAAGTAGAAGCTAAACAACGCGAATTAGGTAAACCACTTATAGACAAAGCACGTGGCGCCGTACAATCGGTAGCTAAAGCTAAAGGTTATACCTACGTGTTAGATACTACAAGCGATTACCTTGTTGTAGCACCAGAAGCTGACGATTTGATGCCGGCTGTAAAATTGCAGTTAGGTTTAAAATAA
- a CDS encoding isoprenyl transferase → MSYKDQIDLQKLPRHVAVIMDGNGRWAKGKGKLRVFGHHNGVLSVRDVVEGAGELGIQYLTLYTFSAENWNRPKFEVTAIMELLISTINKEIDKLMRNNVRLNAIGDLNMLPGKCHQELNNAINKTSVNTGLVLTLALSYSSRREIVHAAKSLAAKVQSGEVQLADIDENMFEDNLYTGGMPNPELLIRTSGEYRISNYLLWQIAYAELYFTSKLWPDFRREDLFEAILDYQKRERRFGMTSEQVN, encoded by the coding sequence ATGAGTTATAAAGATCAGATTGATTTGCAAAAATTGCCCCGCCATGTAGCTGTAATTATGGATGGCAATGGCAGGTGGGCAAAAGGTAAAGGCAAATTAAGGGTTTTTGGCCACCACAATGGTGTGCTTTCTGTTAGGGACGTTGTAGAAGGCGCGGGCGAATTGGGTATACAATATTTAACCTTATATACCTTTAGCGCCGAAAACTGGAACAGGCCTAAATTTGAGGTTACTGCTATAATGGAATTGCTTATCAGCACAATAAATAAAGAGATTGATAAGCTAATGCGCAATAATGTACGTTTAAATGCCATCGGCGATTTAAACATGTTGCCCGGCAAATGCCACCAGGAACTTAACAATGCAATAAATAAAACATCAGTAAATACAGGGCTGGTGCTAACACTGGCGTTAAGCTACAGCTCGAGGCGCGAAATTGTGCACGCTGCTAAAAGCCTGGCTGCCAAGGTACAAAGCGGGGAGGTACAACTTGCCGATATTGATGAAAATATGTTTGAAGATAATTTATATACCGGCGGTATGCCAAACCCCGAACTGTTGATCAGAACGAGCGGCGAGTACCGTATTAGTAACTATCTGCTTTGGCAAATTGCCTATGCCGAGCTTTATTTCACATCAAAACTATGGCCCGATTTCAGGCGCGAAGATTTGTTTGAAGCTATACTGGATTACCAGAAACGCGAACGCCGTTTTGGTATGACAAGTGAGCAGGTAAACTAA